One stretch of Paucidesulfovibrio gracilis DSM 16080 DNA includes these proteins:
- a CDS encoding transposase: protein MGATPKTEAVTKANCSSGVARRFWCRPASAERYYHQVITNKASHRKNKIWPRILGIDEHRFTRRKGFLTTFCDLGKHKVLDIAEGRSELELQTFLNSMKGRKKVEVVCIDLNSAYRKMV from the coding sequence ATGGGGGCTACACCAAAAACAGAGGCAGTCACAAAAGCGAACTGTTCGTCAGGCGTTGCGAGACGTTTTTGGTGTAGACCCGCCAGCGCCGAGCGCTATTACCACCAGGTCATCACCAACAAAGCCAGCCACCGGAAAAACAAAATCTGGCCGCGCATCCTGGGGATCGACGAGCACCGCTTCACTCGCCGGAAGGGTTTTCTCACAACATTTTGCGACCTCGGGAAGCACAAGGTGCTCGACATCGCAGAGGGTCGCAGTGAGCTGGAACTCCAGACTTTTTTGAACTCCATGAAGGGGCGAAAAAAGGTCGAGGTCGTGTGCATAGATCTGAACTCGGCGTACCGCAAAATGGTGC